Proteins encoded by one window of Megachile rotundata isolate GNS110a chromosome 10, iyMegRotu1, whole genome shotgun sequence:
- the Npc2b gene encoding Niemann-Pick type C-2b produces the protein MLRETILVFAALLVLAAATEVNKCGTGEKLEDPNQAKITGCDVPPCKLKRRTKYTIENKIVPDRDVDNLVNSVNAAILGVPLPFVGVDGTSACDSMYNVDGTPAGCSLKKGVEYIYKREFPILQIYPTVSMVIHYELLDGNHSIACFEVPAKITN, from the exons ATGCTGAGGGAAACGATTCTCGTTTTCGCGGCTCTCCTCGTGCTCGCCGCTGCCACGGAAGTTAACAAGTGCGGCACTG GAGAAAAGTTAGAGGATCCCAATCAGGCTAAGATAACCGGCTGCGACGTGCCACCGTGCAAATTGAAACGTAGGACGAAATACACGATCGAAAATAAGATCGTGCCCGACAGAGATGTTGATAATCTGGTGAACTCCGTGAACGCCGCTATTCTGGGTGTACCGCTGCCGTTCGTCGGCGTCGACGGAACCAGCGCTTGCGACAGCATGTACAACGTGGACGGAACTCCGGCTGGATGCTCACTGAAAAAAGGCGTCGAATACATTTACAAGCGGGAATTTCCCATACTTCAAATTTATCCAACG GTTTCTATGGTCATACATTACGAGTTGCTGGATGGAAATCATTCGATCGCCTGTTTCGAAGTACCAGCGAAGATCACCAATTGA